The genomic segment CGAGCTTCTGCACCGCGGCGAGGACCGCCCGGCCAGCAAGACCGTCCGCGAGACGGAAGCCGAGGCCGTCGCGTTCGTCGTTAGCCAGGCCGTGGGCCTGGACGCCGGCGCCGCCGCCCGCGACTACATCCAGCTCTACGACGGCAAGACCGACACGCTGGCCGCGTCGCTGGACCGCATCCAGCGCACTGCCGCCGACATTATCGCGGCGCTGCACGCACCCGAGGAGCAGGCGCACGCCGCCTGATCCGTCGCCGCCCCCCGGCGGCTCGCCCCCGCCGGGGTTTTTTCATGTTTGAGGCGGCGTGCAATACAGAAGCGGATTCAGCGAAGATATCAAAGAGCCTTGCAGGAGGGATCAGCCGAATAGGCTCTTCGTTTCGATGCGCCGGCAGGTTTCGGAAAGTTCCGGCCAGCGTTCGACAAATCCTCGTGCTGAAATGCGACCCAACTCACTCGGCTCAATTTTGTGCAGCCCGCCGCCGTAGACTCGCCCTTCGCCGCGTAGTTCATGACCGGTGATACGACCGAGGATGTCAAACACGATTGCCGCGCGGTCAGGATGCCGATGCAGCATCGTGGCAAGTCCCGGCTGCGGGAAAAGCATCAGGTAGAGATTCGTCGCAATTGCCTGCGATCGGTTCCAGATGAACCGGAATGGCCGCTTGTCGTTAGCGCCGCGCCCCATGTAAGTGCAGACGAAGGGTGCGGGTTCACGCTGCTCCTGCCTGTACCAGGGGGTGCGTTTGCCGACCAGATACCCGTCCCTCACACCGAGAGCCTTGGCGCTGCGCAGATACTCCCAAAAGGCCGGATGGCGATTCGCAAGCATCGGCTCTGGAAGGTCGCAATCAATGACGCAGAGTTGAGGGGCGATTACCGGATACCCGTCATCGTCGCAATCGAGGACCGTTGCCTTCAACATCCTTGGACTAGGCAGGATCGGCCGAAGGTAGCGCTTAGGAATCCGACGGCGCTCCGCGTCGGCTCGATCGAGGACGAAGAACTTGTTGCTGCCTGTCGCGATTCCCCTGCGTATCCGAAAGAAATCACCGAGCATCGGCCCGGCATCATCGGTCGATACGCATCGGTCGTTCTTCGCATGGCTCGGAAACACCGTCCACTTACGGGCGCTTCGCAACTGAGGGAGCGTGAGTGACGCCGTTGCATGCGGATTGTCCAGCGTCCCGCCGAAGGTAAACTCGACCGCGTGTCCCTCCGACGGAGGGAATTTGCGGAAGACGAGTACTACGGAGGACACCAGCGCGTCATCGAATTGCACATCGTCGGGATCGAATCGGTGAGCGCGGACTAGCGTCACGCGGTCCGTAAGGAACCGCTTGAGAGCGGTACCGTAGTTCACGTCCATAAACTCGGATGGGATCAGCCACGCCGCCCAACCGCCGTCCTCCATCCACGCCGTGGCGAGCAGCACGAAATAGACGTACAAACCCGCAAGCCCGTTCACTTCAATGCCGGTGAGTTTGTACGTCTGCGCTTGCAGGCGTTCCTTGTCCACGCGATCCAGATGATGGTGCCGCACATAAGGCGGGTTGGCCAGAATCAGGTTCGGAGCGGCGGGAATCGATCCGTTGCCCGCAAGGCGCGTGAAGTCCCCTTGGACGACTTCCAAGCCGGAGTTCGCCCAAAGGTCTCGGGCAGCCCGGCAAAACGCACCGTCGATTTCAATGCCGACGGCGCTTGCGATTCGACCCTTGCCTAACGCCGTCACCGCCGCGGAGAAGAAACTGCCTGTCCCAATCGCAGGATCGGCGAAGCGAATGCCACGCTTGCTCTTGCCAACCTGTTTGGCGACGAACCGGGCAATTTCGACGGCGAGGGCGTTCGGCGTTGCGAACTGGCCGAGGCGATTGCGCTCGGCAGCGCTGCGCTTTGCATCGAGAGACACCTGTACCGCCTGTCGGCGCGCCTCATTTGGAACACTTGTTATGGTCGCCGCGAGCGTCATAGACCCAGCTTTTCAAGATCGCCGATGCGATGTTCCCACACCCAATCAAGGCCTTCGGCGGCCTCATAGCCAAGATAATCGCTACCGAAGTAGCCGCAAAGGAACAGGACGAACGGCACGGAATCGCCGTACGTCGCCTGCAATTGATGGATCTTCGTCGCCTCTTCCTTGCGCCGCTTGTTGGTGTTGGTGAAGTCGCCGGCCGACTTGGCCTCGATCAGAATCGGCAGCCGATCTTTGTTAGGCTTCTTCGGCTGAATCACGACGTCGACCGGGATGTTCACCACGACCTTTTTTCCGACCGGCAAGTTCATCCTGAAGGCGTATGTACCGGGTTCCATGTCCTTCAGCGGCTTGCCTGAGGCGTGTGCCTGCTTACGATAGCCCCGCTTGTCGAGGAAATCGCCGATCATGGCAAGCTGCCGTTGTTCCTGGGCGTTCCGTACGATCGGGTTGGCCATCGCGCTGCACAGCCGGTCAGCGACGATGGTCGAAGCGCGGTCGCGCTCATGCGCCGTCGGCGATTTGCAGGCATCGAGCCAGGGAAAGATGTCGCGGTCAAGTAGCTCGCTCAGCACGCGGCACACCGAGCCGAGATGCTGCGCCAGCAACTCCGGGGACATCCGCTTTGCCAGCTTGCCGGCTTCCATGCAGCCGATCAGCGCTTTGTTGGCTCCGGCAAGCCCGACAAGACGATCGACGGCCAGGGGAGGCGCCGTACACATCCGGAGCGTGGGGAGCGCTCCGGGGTTGGCCTTGAGGGTTTCCGCATTGAGGCTGCGCAGATCGTCCGTGGCAAGGAGTGACGCCTTGACGTGTTCGGTCGTCTTGACCCGCGTCGAGCGGAACGCCTCCGGAGCGAACCGCATAAACCAGCGGTTGAATTGGTCGACCGAGGCCGCGATGTCGGCCTTCCATAGATGCGGCTTATCGGCGTTGATCTTGGCAGGCGGCAATCCGTTGCTCCGTGAAAGTTCGCGTCACTTCACCGTATTACATTACCGGAATTACGTCCAGCCCGACGACACACCCTAATGCCCAGGCCATGTTCTTGTTATACTGAAAAGCGTGTTGGAGCGAGATTCGAAGGTGAACAAGTCTACGAAAAAGGGCCTCGTGGCCTCAGGCAGCATCTGGAAACGCAATCAGGTTACTCGCCGCAGGGTAATTCAACGCGTTTGTCAGTGCCTTACGGTCGCACATGGGTGCCCTCGGCTCGGCAACCCACGTGATCCACTCGACGATCTTGTTTACATCATCATCTCGAACAAAACGACCGC from the Phycisphaerae bacterium genome contains:
- a CDS encoding N-6 DNA methylase translates to MSLDAKRSAAERNRLGQFATPNALAVEIARFVAKQVGKSKRGIRFADPAIGTGSFFSAAVTALGKGRIASAVGIEIDGAFCRAARDLWANSGLEVVQGDFTRLAGNGSIPAAPNLILANPPYVRHHHLDRVDKERLQAQTYKLTGIEVNGLAGLYVYFVLLATAWMEDGGWAAWLIPSEFMDVNYGTALKRFLTDRVTLVRAHRFDPDDVQFDDALVSSVVLVFRKFPPSEGHAVEFTFGGTLDNPHATASLTLPQLRSARKWTVFPSHAKNDRCVSTDDAGPMLGDFFRIRRGIATGSNKFFVLDRADAERRRIPKRYLRPILPSPRMLKATVLDCDDDGYPVIAPQLCVIDCDLPEPMLANRHPAFWEYLRSAKALGVRDGYLVGKRTPWYRQEQREPAPFVCTYMGRGANDKRPFRFIWNRSQAIATNLYLMLFPQPGLATMLHRHPDRAAIVFDILGRITGHELRGEGRVYGGGLHKIEPSELGRISARGFVERWPELSETCRRIETKSLFG
- a CDS encoding XamI family restriction endonuclease encodes the protein MPPAKINADKPHLWKADIAASVDQFNRWFMRFAPEAFRSTRVKTTEHVKASLLATDDLRSLNAETLKANPGALPTLRMCTAPPLAVDRLVGLAGANKALIGCMEAGKLAKRMSPELLAQHLGSVCRVLSELLDRDIFPWLDACKSPTAHERDRASTIVADRLCSAMANPIVRNAQEQRQLAMIGDFLDKRGYRKQAHASGKPLKDMEPGTYAFRMNLPVGKKVVVNIPVDVVIQPKKPNKDRLPILIEAKSAGDFTNTNKRRKEEATKIHQLQATYGDSVPFVLFLCGYFGSDYLGYEAAEGLDWVWEHRIGDLEKLGL